A single Macaca mulatta isolate MMU2019108-1 chromosome 15, T2T-MMU8v2.0, whole genome shotgun sequence DNA region contains:
- the LOC100430333 gene encoding olfactory receptor 1J4, whose amino-acid sequence MKRENQSSTSEFLLLGLPIQPEQQAVFFALSLGMYLITVLGNLLIILLIRLDSNLHTPMYFFLSHLALTDISLSSVMVPKMLMSMQTQDQSILYGGCVTQIYFFIFFIDLDNFLLTLMAYNRYVVICHPLCYTTIMKEGRCNLLVAVSWILSFTNALSHTLLLAPLSLCADNTIPHFFCDLIALLKLSCSDISLNELVIFTVGQAVITLPLICILISYGHIGVTILKAPSNKGIFNVLSTCGSHFSVVSLYYGTIIGLYFLPSSSASSD is encoded by the coding sequence ATGAAGAGGGAGAATCAGAGCAGCACATCCGAGTtcctcctcctgggcctccccatCCAGCCAGAGCAGCAGGCTGTGTTCTTCGCCCTGTCCCTGGGCATGTACCTGATCACAGTGCTGGGGAACCTGCTCATCATCCTGCTCATCCGGCTGGACTCTAACCTTCACACCCCCATGTATTTCTTCCTCAGCCACTTGGCTCTCACTGACATCTCTCTTTCATCTGTCATGGTCCCAAAGATGTTAATGAGCATGCAAACTCAGGATCAATCCATTCTTTATGGAGGGTGTGTAACTCAGatctattttttcatatttttcattgatCTAGACAATTTCCTTCTCACTTTAATGGCATACAATCGGTATGTGGTCATCTGTCACCCCCTCTGCTACACCACTATCATGAAAGAGGGACGGTGTAACTTACTGGTAGCAGTGTCCTGGATCCTCTCCTTTACCAATGCCCTGTCTCACACTCTCCTCCTGGCCCCACTGTCCCTTTGTGCTGACAACACCATCCCCCATTTCTTCTGTGACCTTATTGCCCTACTCAAACTCTCATGCTCAGATATCTCCCTCAATGAGCTAGTCATTTTCACAGTGGGACAGGCAGTCATTACTCTACCACTAATATGCATCTTGATCTCTTATGGCCACATTGGGGTCACCATCCTGAAGGCTCCATCTAACAAGGGCATCTTCAACGTTTTGTCCACCTGTGGCTCCCACTTCTCTGTGGTGTCTCTGTATTATGGCACAATTATTGGACTGTATTTTCTCCCCTCATCCAGTGCCTCCAGTGACTAA